The DNA sequence GTTTTTGTCAAGCAACTGGATGATATAATGTTTAAAAAACAATTTTGCCCCCTTTTGCCGTGCAGGATTTAGGGATGAATTGCCTGAGAAACTGGTCTGTCTGAGCCATTTCTTCCAAGATGCTCCGTGCCCTTGGGCTAAGGCGTTCAATGCCCCATTTAACACGTCTTAGGACTTCTTCTTTTGGTTCTCGTTTTGCATAGAGTGGCAGATTCACGTGGAAGAAGGAAAGGGAATCTGCATCTTTTAAGAGGTCTGAATCAGGCGTTCCTCCAAATTCGTGGGCCAAAACCAGCTCATACACTCTTTTTAAAATATAATTAGGTAAATTGCACTTTAATAGGACAGCTCGAAGGAGCCTGGCACTGTTTTGGGAATGTGCTTTTTTAAAGGCATCATAGGAGCTGAAGTTTTGTCTTTCAACCTTTATGCCCCTAGGAAAGGCCCTTTCTATATCATGGCCAAGGGCCGCAATTTGGAGGCTAATGTCCGCCTGAGGACAGAGTTTTAAAAGAATCTTCAATGTGTCCTCTGCGTGAATAGGGTCTTCAGGGACCTTTGATTTGGCTAAAATCCCCCTTATTTTTTTTAAAGCTTTTTGGATCGCGTGATTTAGGCTGTTCTCAGTTGCCACATCCTTCGAATATTCTCCGTATTCATTATGCCTGCAAGCATTATGAGGAGTTCTACTGGACGGTAAGATATACCCGAAAGAAATACTAAAAATATCCTTACATCCCTCCCCATACGAAAACGTTGCGTCTTGTTGTGTTTTTTCATCCATCCGTCGTATTTGTCTGCTGTATAGCTGTTAATAAGGGAACCTATCAAGGCCAAAATTCCAATGCCCCATCCAAGATTTCCAAGTGAGTGGTAGTTTGCAACGTGCCACGTTATTGCCGAGATCAAAAAGGCATCAGCATAACGATCAAGTACTGCGTCTAACCATGCCCCGTAGTCTGATTGTAGCCATTTGAGTCTGGCAATCTCTCCATCGCACCCATCTATTATACTCGCTAGCTGAGCCAGTATCGCCCCTGTTGCAAACCAGAGATAGGAATCTTTGGTCAGGAAAAAAGCTGCTGCTAGTGCCATACTAAAGCTTATTAAAGTAATTTGATTAGGGGTGATGGGTGTATTTACTAAAATGCTACTCAATCGAATGGATATGGGTCTGTTGAGCAGTCTTGATACAGGTCCATCATGTCCCTTTCCTCTTAAAAGTAGGAGTAGGGCCCTTTCCGCCCGTTTAAATGCACCCTTGTCGTCAAGATCGGCCCAAAAGCCCTTTGTTGTCTCAATTGCCCTTGCCTTTCCAGTATTTGCAAGAAATCCAACTATATCACTCAGACTAAGGGGGGTATGAGGGCTAAGTTCCTTTAATTCCTCAAAGACCTCTTTGGAACACACAAAAAGCCCTGTGTCGTAACCACTATAAACTTCAAGGTTTTTTCCGATTTTTTTTATCAAACCCTCTTGAATGATGACTTTTGTGGCATCGTTTTGATCTATTACTGCATTTTTAATCCTTTTATCTACCAATAACATCATGCCCCTTTTAGGGGGAGTTGCCCTTACAACTAGCTCTATCAGCTCTTTTTCAAAAATATGGTCGCACATTGATAGGACGAAATTATTTTTTAGGTTGGCCTGAGTAGCTGCAAGAAAAGAAGTACCATTTCCAGCTTCCCAATGTTTATTGAAGATGCATGTGATTGTGACCTGGTCAAGTTTTTGTTCTAAGGTTTTGAGGAAGTTTTCTACCTCGTCACTTTTGTAGCCAGTAATAATATAAAATTTCTTGATACCACAGGCATAAAGCCCCCTTATGGAGCGTTCTATAAGGGGCACCCCAAGAAATGGGGTGAGGGGCTTGGGGCGCCCCGAATTATTCAGTCTGCTTCCCCTGCCTGCAGCCAGGATTATAGCTGTATCTATTCCCTTAGTCTTAGTAGCCATGAGGCTAGGCCTCCATAAACTAAGCAGCTATGGCATCTTTACCGTTGATAGGCTCTGTTGATTTGCTGTAAAGCCTTCCATGGATAAAGTCTTCAGTCATTCGCCATGCTACGTCGTCAGGGTATTGTCTTGGAGGATGCTTCATGAAAAAGGCGCTAGGTCCTTCAACGACTCCTGCCTCATTTCTATCCATTGCCAGTTTACAGCACCTAATGGCGTCTATGGCAACTCCAGCAGAATTCGGAGAGTCTTCAACAGAAAGCCTTAGTTCCAAGTTCATTGGGACATCCCCAAAGAGTTTGCCTTCCATTCTTATGAAAGCAATCTTGTTGTCTTTTTGCCAGGGTACATAGTCACTTGGACCGATGTGAATGTTTTCCCAGTCCATGCGCTCAGCAAGTACCGATTGGACAGCCTCAGTCTTTGATTTCTTTTTTGATTTGAGTCTGGCCCTATTGAGCATGTTTAGGAAATCAGTATTTCCACCAGTATTTATTTGATAGGTGCGTTCTACTTTTACACCCCTCTTCTTAAAAAGATCTGCAATGGTTCTGTGGGTTATAGTTGCCCCGAGTGTGTGCCTTGATGTCGTCACCTACAATGGGCAGGCCTTTTTGCCTGAAACGTGCCTCCCATTCTGGATCAGATGCTATGAATACTGGCATGCAGTTTACAAAGCCAATCCCTGCCTTAAGGGCGCACTCTGCATAAAAGCGAACTGCCTTCTCTGAGCCAACTGGAAGGTAGTTAACCAGGATTTCCGCACCACTGTCTTTTAAGTGAGCAACTACCTCATCCATAGATGGTTCTTTTTCCTCTGCCAGGACAAAAGTATGAGATTCAGGATAATCTTTCATATGTGGTGAAAAACCATCTAAAACAGGTCCCATTTTTACCGTAACACCGGATTTTGGGATATCTTTGCAGAATACAGTGGTACAGTTTGGCGGGGCAAAGATGGCCTCATTAACGTCTTTTCCAACTTTTCTTTTGTCTATGTCAAATGCTGCTACAACTTCGAGATCGTGGGGAGCATATCCTCCGATCTCCCAATGCATAAGGCCAATGGCCTCATCTTTTTTTTCTGGAGTATAATAGTGAATGCCTTGGATTAGAGAACTGGCGCAATTTCCTATGCCTACGATTGCAAGTTTAACCTTCTTCACCTCAATCCCTCCTAATAACGAATTTATTTTTTAAAAAAGTAAAGAAGGTCTGCAGGCAGAGGAAAAAGCTAAAATAGTACCGGTAGAATTTGACATAGAATTATAAAAAAAATATGTAACAAAAAGACTGGTTGTCAAGACCTGTAATCCAGTTGTTCAGTTGCAATATTAAAGGTGAAAGAGGCCTTTTACACAAATTTTCAGGTATAATTTCTACTCTTTCGTATTATTACCTAATGTAACACGCGTCGCTTAAAATTCGGCCTTTTAATGATATGAAAGATTTTTTATGGCATTTACATTTGAAAAAAAAAATTGACTCTGTAAAATCTATCACAAAGGGTGGTGGCAGCATGAATTTGCGAGATTGGTGTTGATTGTTATATTCGTTAAATTAGAGAGGATAGATATGAACCTTATACGTTTCACACTAGCCACAACGATCGCCTTATTTATTCTCTTTTCCGCACCTCCAAAAATATATTCTGAATGCACAAAAAACAAACCTGCGACAGTCTTTCTCGGTGTAATTACGCTCCACCATCCACTGGTTATGTTTAAATATTATCAGCCTTTTGTAGATTATCTTAGCAAAAAAACTCCGTATAAGTTTGAACTGAAGATTAGCCAAGATTATGGGACTATTGTAAAGTATCTGGTTGATGGTACTATCGATGTGGCTATTCTTGGAGGTTTTACCTACTTGAAGGCCAGAAAAGAGGCAGGTGTGGTGCCTATTTTGGGGACATTGAATGCTGAAAAAAAGCCGCTTTGCCAGGCCATTTTTATTGCCAAGGAGGATAATAAAGAGATCAATACTATTCATGACATCAAGGGAAAAAGATTTGCCTTTGCTTCTGAATATTCTACTTCTGGAAATTTGGCCCCACTTTACTATCTTTATTCAAAAGAGGGGATAAGGCTTGAGGATCTCGCGGAGTATAGAAACCTCAAATATCACGATTCAGTAGCAAGAGAGGTACTTCGTGGCAATTTTGATGCAGGTGTGGTTCTAGGCTCAGTGGCCATGCAGTACAAGGGCATGGGTATAAAATTTATAGGCAAAACTGACCCGTTCCCCAGTTTTTTGATAGTAGCAAGGCCGGGAGCAGCTCCTGAAATGGTTCACAGTATAGAGAAGGCACTGCTCAGCCTTGATTACGACGATCCTGCATGCAGAAAGATAATGGATTCGTGGGATGTAAATATTAGACATGGTTTTACCAAGGTTTCTGATTCCGACTATGACGTGATTAGGAAAATGGTTTCTTATCTAAACAAAGAAGGCATAAGGTTAGGGGTTAAAAAGTGAAGTTTTTCCTGGGGGTACAGGCCAAGTTTATTCTTCTAACTTCGCTGTGTATCTTTTTGTTTGCAGGCTTTTGGGGTTATCTAATCATAAAAAGAGAGGGCAAACTCTATACCGAGGATACAATTAACCAGGCCAGGATTATTGCCGAGATTTCAGGAGTAATATTTACCAATGCACTTGTATACAAAGAATTGGGACTAGTTGAAGATGTGGGACTAACAGACTATCTGGACTATTATGTATCTGATATGATGCAGAAGGACAAACGCATTGTCTATCTGATAGTCCTTGATCCTAAGGGGAGGGTGCTTTCCCATAGTAATATAAAGGAATACGGGAAGGTATATACTGATCCCGTAACAAAGCGTGCACTTGAGGCAACTGAGATACTGGTTCAATACGTAAAGGATGCCAATGGTAACGAGATGGTTGACGTTGCCGCTCCCCTGAGGATTAGCACTAAGAATTGGGGAGTATGTAGGATAGGTTTTTCTCTAAAACAGGTTAAGGAGGGGATAGCATCACTGAGAAATGAAATGATATCTATGATATCCATAATGCTTCTGGGCTCTTTGATTGTTATCGGCATAGCAGGAAAGGCCTTTGCTACTCCTCTGGTAAGATTAGCTAAGGTGATGGATCAAATTACTGAAAAGGGTGATCTGGAAATTCAGGTTCCAGAACTTAAGCCTCGAAATGATGAGATAGGCAAGCTACAGGCCAGCTTTACCTGGATGATCAAGCGACTACGAGAGGCAAATAGGGAGAGAATGCGGACCATGGATCTCATGTGCCAGACAGAAAAGATGGCTACGGTAGGCAATCTTGCTGCTGGAGTTGCCCATGAGATAAATAATCCCTTGGGAGGGGTAATTCTCTGCTTTAAGAATCTTATAGAGAGCGACATGGATGAGGAGACTCGAAAGATTCACATTGAAGTAATTAATTCTGGTCTTTTAAAGATTCAAAAGACTGTAAAAGAGCTTTTGGATTTTGCAAGAAAGACCCCCATGGCAAAAGTGCCTTCATCTGTGAATTCTATTCTTGATGAGAGCATTAGGCTTGTGGATTGCATGTTAGCTAAGAGAAATATAAAAATAATAAAAGATTTTTATGTTGACATGCCGACAGTACTTGTTGATCCTGGCAAGATTGAACAAGTTATTATAAATATTATCATTAATGCCGTCCATGCTATGGGCGAAAATGGTACGCTGTTTATTTCTACAGCGGTTGAAGATGATATGTGCGTTATTTCGATTAAGGATACAGGTCCAGGAATAGATCCAAAGATCTTATCGCGGATATTTGATCCTTTTTTTACTACAAAAGAACCTGGAAAGGGTACTGGACTAGGCCTAGCTGTATGCAAGGCCATTATTGAACAGCACGGTGGCAGAATAGAGGTAGAATCAGAAAAGGGAGCTGGTGCCAGATTTATAATCAAGCTACCCATAAGAGGGACTGAAAAGGCATGAAACGGTGTATATTGCTTATAGAAGACGAACTTTCTATGAGGCTTGGAATAACTCACGCTCTTAGTGGAGCTGGGTATGAGATAACTGCTTGTGAGGATGGTAAGCAGGGAGTCAAGGCCTTAGGCCAGAGGAGATTTGACCTGGTAATAACTGATTTGAGATTACCTGGCCTAAATGGTATGGAAGTGCTTTCTAAGGCAAAGGAGATGTATCCTGATATAGGAGTAATCATAATAACGGCTTTTCCAGAGATAGAGACTGCTGTTTCCGCCATAAAACAAGGGGCCTTTGATTATATCAGCAAGCCTTTTACAAACGAGGCTCTGTTGATAGTAATAGAAAGGGG is a window from the Dissulfuribacter thermophilus genome containing:
- a CDS encoding DUF4202 family protein, with translation MATENSLNHAIQKALKKIRGILAKSKVPEDPIHAEDTLKILLKLCPQADISLQIAALGHDIERAFPRGIKVERQNFSSYDAFKKAHSQNSARLLRAVLLKCNLPNYILKRVYELVLAHEFGGTPDSDLLKDADSLSFFHVNLPLYAKREPKEEVLRRVKWGIERLSPRARSILEEMAQTDQFLRQFIPKSCTAKGGKIVF
- a CDS encoding NTP transferase domain-containing protein, producing the protein MATKTKGIDTAIILAAGRGSRLNNSGRPKPLTPFLGVPLIERSIRGLYACGIKKFYIITGYKSDEVENFLKTLEQKLDQVTITCIFNKHWEAGNGTSFLAATQANLKNNFVLSMCDHIFEKELIELVVRATPPKRGMMLLVDKRIKNAVIDQNDATKVIIQEGLIKKIGKNLEVYSGYDTGLFVCSKEVFEELKELSPHTPLSLSDIVGFLANTGKARAIETTKGFWADLDDKGAFKRAERALLLLLRGKGHDGPVSRLLNRPISIRLSSILVNTPITPNQITLISFSMALAAAFFLTKDSYLWFATGAILAQLASIIDGCDGEIARLKWLQSDYGAWLDAVLDRYADAFLISAITWHVANYHSLGNLGWGIGILALIGSLINSYTADKYDGWMKKHNKTQRFRMGRDVRIFLVFLSGISYRPVELLIMLAGIMNTENIRRMWQLRTA
- the phnD gene encoding phosphate/phosphite/phosphonate ABC transporter substrate-binding protein; this translates as MNLIRFTLATTIALFILFSAPPKIYSECTKNKPATVFLGVITLHHPLVMFKYYQPFVDYLSKKTPYKFELKISQDYGTIVKYLVDGTIDVAILGGFTYLKARKEAGVVPILGTLNAEKKPLCQAIFIAKEDNKEINTIHDIKGKRFAFASEYSTSGNLAPLYYLYSKEGIRLEDLAEYRNLKYHDSVAREVLRGNFDAGVVLGSVAMQYKGMGIKFIGKTDPFPSFLIVARPGAAPEMVHSIEKALLSLDYDDPACRKIMDSWDVNIRHGFTKVSDSDYDVIRKMVSYLNKEGIRLGVKK
- a CDS encoding ATP-binding protein, with amino-acid sequence MKFFLGVQAKFILLTSLCIFLFAGFWGYLIIKREGKLYTEDTINQARIIAEISGVIFTNALVYKELGLVEDVGLTDYLDYYVSDMMQKDKRIVYLIVLDPKGRVLSHSNIKEYGKVYTDPVTKRALEATEILVQYVKDANGNEMVDVAAPLRISTKNWGVCRIGFSLKQVKEGIASLRNEMISMISIMLLGSLIVIGIAGKAFATPLVRLAKVMDQITEKGDLEIQVPELKPRNDEIGKLQASFTWMIKRLREANRERMRTMDLMCQTEKMATVGNLAAGVAHEINNPLGGVILCFKNLIESDMDEETRKIHIEVINSGLLKIQKTVKELLDFARKTPMAKVPSSVNSILDESIRLVDCMLAKRNIKIIKDFYVDMPTVLVDPGKIEQVIINIIINAVHAMGENGTLFISTAVEDDMCVISIKDTGPGIDPKILSRIFDPFFTTKEPGKGTGLGLAVCKAIIEQHGGRIEVESEKGAGARFIIKLPIRGTEKA
- a CDS encoding response regulator, with product MKRCILLIEDELSMRLGITHALSGAGYEITACEDGKQGVKALGQRRFDLVITDLRLPGLNGMEVLSKAKEMYPDIGVIIITAFPEIETAVSAIKQGAFDYISKPFTNEALLIVIERG